A window of Nitrososphaerota archaeon contains these coding sequences:
- a CDS encoding nucleotidyltransferase family protein has product MKAVILAGGFGKRLRPLTNVKPKPLILVSGIPILLWQIDWLKKHGVNEIIICAGYLKERIFDYIGDGSKFGVSVKYAIEETPLGTGGALRNAEKLLNGEQEAFLMLNGDILTNLDPQKLRASLDEGHALASIAVIPLPSPYGVIDIEDTGVITGFREKPRLDGYWINAGIYCLSPKILESLPKQGNIETTAFPDLAKKGLIKATRYKDVVWRSIDSHKDIEEAEKELKHELDLVANEYNITHRQSDAI; this is encoded by the coding sequence TTGAAGGCGGTTATTCTTGCAGGTGGTTTCGGGAAGAGGTTAAGGCCTCTTACGAATGTGAAGCCTAAGCCGCTTATCCTTGTGTCGGGCATACCTATTCTTCTATGGCAGATAGACTGGCTGAAAAAGCATGGTGTCAACGAGATAATTATCTGCGCAGGCTATCTCAAGGAACGCATCTTCGACTACATAGGGGACGGATCCAAGTTCGGGGTCAGCGTAAAATACGCTATCGAAGAAACGCCTCTAGGAACAGGAGGAGCATTAAGAAACGCGGAGAAGCTGCTTAACGGTGAACAAGAAGCCTTCCTGATGCTGAACGGAGATATTCTGACCAACCTGGATCCGCAGAAGCTCCGCGCAAGCCTCGATGAAGGACATGCTTTGGCCAGTATTGCTGTTATCCCGCTGCCTAGTCCTTACGGTGTTATTGACATCGAGGACACCGGTGTGATTACCGGTTTTAGGGAGAAGCCTCGTCTCGACGGCTACTGGATCAATGCCGGCATCTACTGTCTCTCACCGAAGATACTTGAATCGCTGCCGAAGCAGGGCAACATTGAGACAACAGCCTTCCCAGACCTGGCTAAGAAAGGACTCATCAAAGCCACAAGGTACAAAGACGTGGTTTGGCGCTCAATCGACTCCCACAAAGACATAGAAGAGGCCGAGAAAGAACTCAAACACGAGCTAGACCTAGTCGCCAATGAATACAACATCACCCACCGACAAAGCGACGCCATCTAA
- a CDS encoding DNA-3-methyladenine glycosylase: MSIVAEPVPRRFYNRDTLIVAPELLGKLLVRRVSSGLLVGRIVETEAYRGVDDPASHSYRGKTPRNVVMFGQPGISYVYFTYGNHYCLNAVTEEEGTPAAVLIRAVEPLEGVEWMKRNRGVEKLTDVGSGPGKLTKALQITREQNSRDLTDPASDLKICEPRESGRVFETVQTTRIGIRLAQDKPWRFYVKGNPHVSRK; this comes from the coding sequence ATGAGCATCGTCGCAGAACCTGTTCCCAGAAGATTCTATAACCGAGATACGCTTATCGTTGCTCCGGAGCTTCTCGGTAAACTCCTAGTCCGTAGAGTATCCAGTGGTCTCTTAGTTGGAAGGATTGTTGAGACGGAGGCTTACCGCGGAGTAGACGATCCTGCTAGCCACTCCTACCGTGGAAAAACTCCTCGGAATGTTGTGATGTTCGGGCAACCCGGCATCTCCTACGTCTACTTCACCTATGGGAACCACTATTGCCTCAATGCAGTAACTGAGGAGGAGGGGACTCCGGCTGCTGTGCTTATCCGGGCGGTGGAGCCGCTTGAAGGAGTTGAGTGGATGAAGCGGAACCGCGGGGTTGAGAAGCTTACGGATGTGGGAAGCGGCCCCGGGAAACTTACCAAGGCGCTTCAGATAACTCGCGAGCAGAACAGCCGCGACCTCACCGATCCGGCCTCAGACCTCAAAATCTGCGAACCCAGAGAAAGCGGTAGAGTGTTCGAGACGGTTCAAACAACACGTATCGGTATCCGCCTAGCTCAAGATAAGCCGTGGAGATTCTATGTTAAAGGAAACCCGCATGTGTCAAGGAAGTAG